A single genomic interval of Candidatus Melainabacteria bacterium RIFOXYA2_FULL_32_9 harbors:
- a CDS encoding flagellar export protein FliJ: MPFVYRLQKILNYRIQKKDEQIEVVKKAEQEVHRIQNEIDNNKQTVLELRQNMRMAAHVLMESYDVYIKHINDIIDQLEYQKTLAIQKLQEEREKLVELEKAVKVLEKHKEKAYEQYKDEENKAEMRRLDEVAGLKHFAKSQEIKQEELEELEKILEGKSDFNEF; this comes from the coding sequence ATGCCTTTTGTATACAGACTACAGAAAATATTAAATTATAGAATTCAGAAAAAAGATGAACAAATTGAGGTAGTTAAAAAAGCCGAACAAGAAGTTCATAGAATACAGAATGAGATTGATAATAATAAACAAACTGTTCTTGAACTTAGGCAGAATATGCGAATGGCAGCCCATGTGTTGATGGAAAGTTATGATGTATATATAAAACATATTAATGATATTATAGATCAACTTGAATATCAAAAGACATTAGCCATTCAGAAGCTGCAAGAAGAAAGAGAAAAGCTGGTAGAACTGGAAAAAGCAGTTAAAGTTCTTGAAAAGCATAAAGAAAAGGCATATGAACAATATAAAGATGAAGAGAATAAAGCAGAAATGAGACGGCTTGATGAAGTTGCAGGATTAAAGCATTTTGCGAAAAGTCAGGAAATTAAGCAGGAAGAATTGGAAGAGTTAGAGAAAATTCTTGAAGGAAAGTCAGATTTTAATGAATTTTGA
- a CDS encoding flagellar hook-basal body complex protein FliE, producing the protein MNNHYIPKVQLREDIAETKLNTFQNPMRLNAMGTSPEVPQFKEVLTGMVKELDSTVKAPDQVMQDAMLGNGADIHDVMIAISKAELGINVATQITSKVVQAYEKVISIQV; encoded by the coding sequence ATGAATAATCACTATATTCCTAAAGTACAACTAAGAGAAGACATAGCAGAAACTAAATTAAATACATTCCAAAATCCAATGCGTTTGAATGCTATGGGTACGTCTCCTGAAGTTCCTCAATTTAAAGAAGTTTTAACAGGAATGGTTAAAGAACTGGATAGCACAGTAAAAGCTCCTGATCAGGTAATGCAGGATGCTATGCTTGGTAATGGTGCTGACATCCATGATGTAATGATTGCAATATCAAAAGCTGAATTGGGTATAAATGTTGCTACTCAAATTACATCAAAAGTAGTACAAGCGTATGAGAAAGTTATATCGATTCAGGTATAA